The Solanum pennellii chromosome 4, SPENNV200 genomic interval tattttacaaaattgataatgttgttcataaaaaaaaattacctgtGGCTCGGGAGTGCTGAATTGTTAAACTAAAGGGCTAAAATCTGCTTGACCAGCTGGAGAGCGTGAAGGTGACTGCTGAAATGTAACTTCAGGACTAGATGATGTGACATTTACTCGAACaaagttcttcaaaaaattattaataaaatatacagTATATACAAAACgcaataaaaatttgaatgacAAAGAAGATAAATAAGTATATTACCTCTTGATCATTTAGATCATTCAAAACAGATTGACAGTTCAATTTAGAAGGTAAATTCAGAGAAGGTTCTTCGGACTGATCGACACCGACTGTTGNNNNNNNNNNNNNNNNNNNNNNNNNNNNNNNNNNNNNNNNNNNNNNNNNNNNNNNNNNNNNNNNNNNNNNNNNNNNNNNNNNNNNNNNNNNNNNNNNNNNNNNNNNNNNNNNNNNNNNNNNNNNNNNNNNNNNNNNNNNNNNNNNNNNNNNNNNNNNNNNNNNNNNNNNNNNNNNNNNNNNNNNNNNNNNNNNNNNNNNNNNNNNNNNNNNNNNNNNNNNNNNNNNNNNNNNNNNNNNNNNNNNNNNNNNNNNNNNNNNNNNNNNNNNNNNNNNNNNNNNNNNNNNNNNNNNNNNNNNNNNNNNNNNNNNNNNNNNNNNNNNNNNNNNNNNNNNNNNNNNNNNNNNNNNNNNNNNNNNNNNNNNNNNNNNNNNNNNNNNNNNNNNNNNNNNNNNNNNNNNNNNNNNNNNNNNNNNNNNNNNNNNNNNNNNNNNNNNNNNNNNNNNNNNNNNNNNNNNNNNNNNNNNNNNNNNNNNNNNNNNNNNNNNNNNNNNNNNNNNNNNNNNNNNNNNNNNNNNNNNNNNNNNNNNNNNNNNNNNNNNNNNNNNNNNNNNNNNNNNNNNNNNNNNNNNNNNNNNNNNNNNNNNNNNNNNNNNNNNNNNNNNNNNNNNNNNNNNNNNNNNNNNNNNNNNNNNNNNNNNNNNNNNNNNNNNNatatatatatatatatatatatatatttatatatatattgtataaaatACATGTATTGATCAATATTAACAAAACCTTATCTTCCGCATTCTTGGTTTTGATAGAATCTAACACAACTTTGAAGTTGATTTCAATGAAGTTCCTTAAATCAGTAAACTGTTTCTCCATCTGACATTGAAATGTATAATTAACATTAAcgatatatataattttcataaaaaacattttaataaataaataccaAAATTTTGAATCGATCAAACTCATCACGCGATATGTTGAAATCCTGTGACTTGCTGGTGGATGGAATTTTAGAAGCAACACTTTCTTTTAGCTCAACATTTTTCTTAATGCCTGTAATTGCTGGAACCTTAGCAGATCTTTTGGTCTGCTTTTTCGGATGTGGTGCCTTAGTTATTTTTGCAATACTGACATTTCGAGGAGACTTTGTCAAACCGCTGCTTAGAGATGACTTGGGGTGGTGACTTATTCTGAATATGACTGATTGTGCGCCTtgatttcttcttaggaggagACGAATAAGTATCAACCTTTTCTTTTCCACGATTGTTTATTGGACTCGGAGGATCCGAAAATCATCATCCGAATCATTTGCAGCTGTTGTTTCTGTTGGCGATTGCTTTGTTTGAACATACTCAGGGGGTACTTCAAGAATATTGAGTTCCATTTCAGTTGGGGTCAGATTCTGAAAAACAAGCTGCAAAATATATACATgttcatatatgtataattatacagttcataaacttttttatacaattaaatcTGTACATATACAGTCTAAACAGTTAAGTGTTTTATTATACAGTTTACAagtttatatatacaaataaggctatatttatacaattaggATAATTATACATTTTAAGACACTTAtatcatacataatataatacaaggagtacatttatacatataattttaaatgaaataaactgatacatgtatttatacAGGTACATATTTATACAGTTATATATTCtactataattttatataactgTATAAATATGTAACTATATAAACcataaaattatacatatatttatgcaGTGCGTACCGGATTGTTGTCGTCTCTGAATATGCCCTTAGCGAAATAGCTTAGACGAGGAAAATCTTTTTTTGTCTCCCAGTTGAGTATCCTAGGAATGTGATTAGATACTTTAACagcaatttcatcatcaaatttCGAACACATTCATAAAACCACACTTGCAAAGCAAGTGGGAAACCATACAACCTAAAATACTTCCCATCATGTTTGATCTTAGTATGCAAATGCAGAATCATTATATCAAAAGCCTTTTTATCCCAAGGATAGTCAATGTATCTGCCTGATTCAACTAAATCAAAATCGTTTCTATCAATTACAGTACCAGTTGGTTCTTCAGAAAagatgaatgaatgaatgtagAACAATATTGCAAATTTAAcagcatcatcatcattatctacccaaatttttttatcaaacttgTCAATCAATTGACTCTTGGTGACGGGTTTTCCAACTTCAAAATACTGATGAATAATCCTATTTGGTTCTTCAGTATTAAAGACAAAATCATTCTCATTATCTGAACATTTTAACCCAGTTATTAAAGCAAAGTCGCGAATGGTGAATCGCAGAGTAGTGCCATTGACATGTATCAGGATTGCATCTTTTGAGCTACCTTCAATTTCTCTAAAAAACATGCACCTAATTAGTTGTGCGTGAACGTGACACCTACGAATGCTACATAGTTGAGCAAAACATGTATTTTCACAGAATTGTCTGTACTGTGACTCAGTAAGCTTTGAAGATAGAACATTCATAACGTCAATATTTGTGTAATACTGCATGTGCAGAATTCTTGTTGGTTCTCTTTGACCTAAATACTTAACACCCTGAAAAAAAGCATATacattttactaaaaaaaatagtggtattagaaacaaatatatataaattatacacttATACACAGTTGTATAATGAGGCAGTAAATTAGTCAGAATAAATTATACACTTATACACACAGTTGTATAATAAGACAGTAAATCAGACAGGCTAAATTATACACTTTTAAAACAATTGTATAATGAGACAGTAAATTAGTCAGAATAAATTATACACTTATACACACAGTTGTATAATAAGGCAGTAAATTAGTCAGAATAAATTATACACTTTTAAAACAATTGTATAATGAGGCAGTAAATTAGACAGACTAAATTACACACTTATACACACAGTTATATAATGAGCCAGTAAATTAGTCAGAATAAATTATACACTTTTAAAACAATTGTATAATGAGGCAGTAAATTAGACAGACTAAATTACACACTTATAGACACTGTTGTATAATGAGGCAGTGATTTAGGCATTATAAGACATGAATAGAAATCAAGTATTAagatattatacatttataaaaaaaaaattgtataaggCACAAATAAACAGAAACACCAAAACATGTAcgaatatatattatacatttataattgtataaagacatgaatcaacataaaaactaaacATATGAACAATTATTATACACATACCTTATGCTCAATTGACCCAGAACATTATCATTGTGAGAGGTATGAACATcagttttatgttttcttttctttttagacCCAGTGACAACATCAACAGTATTCTTCAGACTTCCATCAACAAAACTAATTGGCTCATTATTGGAATTGGATCTAATATCTTGCATGTTAGTAGATTTAGACAATGAACCTGAAATCTCCCCAAATTCCTGAGTTAGACCCAATGAAAACGATGGATTTTCAACATCAATTTGAACATTCAATGGTATACCTCTTGTAAATCTCTTCGATGGAGATCGGGCATCCATTAATCAAACCAAAATTCTGAAGCGATTAACACTTGAAgtgaaaaattagttttaaaaaattcaaaaaaaaataaacaaaaactgACAATGTAAGTAGGTTTTAAGCGGTACcttgatatttttgaaatattttggaaaaCCGCTCTAATGTGCGTGCTAGGAGAAGTTGGAAGTTTCAACTTGCAATTGTGGAGAAAAGTATGGAGAAATTGAAGGAAGAAGACgaaattgtataaaatggaCGGACGAAGAGAGGAAAAAGGAGGGTTTTGTTTTGGGGaaaattttttatacaaaacGTGGGACCTAGTATATCAAATTAACTTTATGTTTGCCCTTTAAAGGAAATAAATGAAAGGGGATTTAATTAGTATAATTACCTTCCTTAGTTTGCCATTATCCACAATTTTCCCTTCTAAATTAGTGCTCatcttttcttttagaaaaaatcttTGATTGGATTGAGTCGGATCGATCGATATCAAAGATCTACGGtctaaaatttacaaattttattattttgactttattttatattttttaattaaaagattacattatttatattcttacatcataaaattttatatgtacATCCTGTCCTCTCTAAACTTCATTCATAAGCGATAATAATacacaatatatattaatattattcattttatatagtatataaaaccagaaaaaaattaaaatctcaaGCCTTCAATCTTTTATTAAAAGAGTCATGTATCAAAGATTACTTAAATCTTCATCTCTATCCACCTCACTAATATCACCTTCAATTAAATTCTCTTTCAACAAATCACATATCCATAATCTTTTGACTTTTATTCTCCAATTCCCATTTTGAAAAGGACTCAATCCAATACACTTAATTCCTCCATCACAAATTACTTGTTATGTTTTTTAGTTTATCCGGaattaaattatatgaattttaattttactttatttttcttatcgtACTTATATGAGCTAAaagaattataatttataatatttttgatatatttttaaaatattaaattaatgaaatattatttaatattaaaattaatcagATTAACTTTACAAAGTATGAATTAGTATTTTAAGACGAAGGGAGTAAGTGCTCTACAATAAAAATGACCATTAGCGATATTTAATTCTTAGTTAttgctaaatatatatttttagcggctcctaaagcctttagcgatattggttctaatgacatttaactaatgccgataaagacgttaacactctttattagtgtcaatatttaatgccgctaaaagttatttttgttgtagtggcGATTAGATCTAGGATCACAGAATTTGCATAATTAGGAtgagaattatataaatttattgttaGTGTTGCtaagattttctttaaaaagaatgaacaaaaagtTTACCCATCTGTTTTTCTAAACACCAAAATGCACCTATTTAgtaatttgtttaaaatatcagaTAAGGAGGTTATTCTTACGGTTTTGTCTTGCTTGTGAAACTATTTAAGTTCACAACAAAATATTGTAATTGTGGCTTCTCAACCATATATGTTTGTTggaatttttgatttttcattcgATGTTTGATACTTGTATTGAAGTTTGACTAATTTAGATTCGCACGTGTAGGAATCACTCTACCAATGATTTTTTCATTCTCAAGTCTCGAACTCAAGACATCTAATTTAAAGAGGAATAGTCTTCTACTGCACCACATCTTTTGATAGTACCAAATACGTTAATTACTCCCtctaatgtttatgaataagttgttcaatttcaaatttatgattTCCCCCAATCCACCGCAAGTAGTTATTGTCTTATTGACAAATCTTACATTTTAATGTATAACTAGTCCTCAACTATAagttacattaaaaaaaaaacatccatGGCCAAATGGACTATGCTAAATCACAATCTATTaaataaggaaaagacaaaTACACACATAAAAGTCTAAAATACAACGTCATAATGATAGGATCAAAAATTCTTGtcgaaagaaaagaaaaagaaaagattcgAACTAAGTCATGTTTTAATTGAACATGTTAATtcataatgaaatattttgattagACACTTTCGATTCAGATTTTGAAAACAcctttgtgtgtgtgttttattcatatattaaataattaagttaagttAATCACACAAAATATGTCTATCTcctttaattatatatacacattaacCTCAGATAGAAAATGTCTCAGAATTTAcgacttaataaaataaatatgtatatttaaacGGAATGACATATTTTATCTGATTAATATAACTATCTAACAAACAAATAAGAATACATGCAAGAAAATTTCAACCTCAagtatgtatatgatgaaaaggaagaaaagaaattaaagggAAGTACTTTGTTTGAAGGTTACACTGCCCTAAGAAAGAGGACTCTCTTCAGTGTCTACCTAACATTCAATTGGTTGCAATTTGCTAATTGGNNNNNNNNNNNNNNNNNNNNNNNNNNNNNNNNNNNNNNNNNNNNNNNNNNNNNNNNNNNNNNNNNNNNNNNNNNNNNNNNNNNNNNNNNNNNNNNNNNNNNNNNNNNNNNNNNNNNNNNNNNNNNNNNNNNNNNNNNNNNNNNNNNNNNNNNNNNNNNNNNNNNNNNNNNNNNNNNNNNNNNNNNNNNNNNNNNNNNNNNNNNNNNNNNNNNNNNNNNNNNNNNNNNNNNNNNNNNNNNNNNNNNNNNNNNNNNNNNNNNNNNNNNNNNNNNNNNNNNNNNNNNNNNNNNNNNNNNNNNNNNNNNNNNNNNNNNNNNNNNNNNNNNNNNNNNNNNNNNNNNNNNNNNNNNNNNNNNNNNNNNNNNNNNNNNNNNNNNNNNNNNNNNNNNNNNNNNNNNNNNNNNNNNNNNNNNNNNNNNNNNNNNNNNNNNNNNNNNNNNNNNNNNNNNNNNNNNNNNNNNNNNNNNNNNNNNNNNNNNNNNNNNNNNNNNNNNNNNNNNNNNNNNNNNNNNNNNNNNNNNNNNNNNNNNNNNNNNNNNNNNNNNNNNNNNNNNNNNNNNNNNNNNNNNNNNNNNNNNNNNNNNNNNNNNNNNNNNNNNNNNNNNNNNNNNNNNNNNNNNNNNNNNNNNNNNNNNNNNNNNNNNNNNNNNNNNNNNNNNNNNNNNNNNNNNNNNNNNNNNNNNNNNNNNNNNNNNNNNNNNNNNNNNNNNNNNNNNNNNNNNNNNNNNNNNNNNNNNNNNNNNNNNNNNNNNNNNNNNNNNNNNNNNNNNNNNNNNNNNNNNNNNNNNNNNNNNNNNNNNNNNNNNNNNNNNNNNNNNNNNNNNNNNNNNNNNNNNNNNNNNNNNNNNNNNNNNNNNNNNNNNNNNNNNNNNNNNNNNNNNNNNNNNNNNNNNNNNGGGGTGCATATCTAATCAAGAAATGCCCacaaaatagaaatacaaacaTTTTTAGCAATCTGTTTTGTTAAGAGTTCCAAGTTTTATTCTCATCAATCTTTGCAATACTTTTGATGAACTATTTAGGGACTCCAAGTGTTATTGTGGATTCAATTTGTGGGGAAGCATAAGATCTTTTCTACACTAATTATTAGGCACTATCCTATATGCTCTTTGACCTAGGGAggttttagtcaattttatCTACTATATAGATAATATTAATGTCCAAAATCTAATGATCTTATTAATTCAGATTTATattgtgtaaaaaaaatatttattctgaTCTTGAATAAACATTTCACGTTCATCTTATCACACTCCTTTATAATTTATGTGTCCTCTCACTTCAAGGAAAAGGCCAAAGATCATAATTATTGCTAAACAATTGTAACCTTCACAATTTACCTTAAgcataaaattaattaggtgtctTGAACAGGACAAAAATCATGTCTAATTTGTCATGTTAGTTAAGATTTTCAGTTGGGCACTTGTGATTAGAAACTTTTTAAGGTAAAGTTGGGGCAAGTTTGTGAATCAAAAGGTGCTTTATTAGTCAATTCCACAATAAtgtctaatttttcttttctctaaGATAGTGATATTTGTTGgttttatgttataaaaaagtttgaaaagacACAAAGTTCGTACTTTAACATGAAGTTATACTTTCTCCTGTCTCATAAATGATagtgttttaagaaaaaataaaagtttttaaaatttgtaatctaaaataatatttaaatatttatgtggttgtaaattattttgtaaaagataaaaagaaaattttaaataatttttttgttaattatatatagtaaaaaacattcttttgagacaaattaaattaaaaatgtgtCAAATAAAGTGAGACAGATGAAGCAAAATTACTCAACTTTTGTAGTATAAAAAAGTTGCtaagtttttattattagttttgtaataaaaaaaaaacctttacCGATGTATCAcagaagaaaacaatgaaaatcgGAACAGActataatcaattaaattttattgggggtataaaatgatttgaattatattaaattcaaatatattatccaATAAATTATACACGATAATTTAATCTTATATGtttcaataaatataaagttAATTAAAGAATATTGATTGACATGCACATAGGATTTCTAGATTAGATTGAGATGTTTTaaaccaaatattttattagaataatacatatatatgtcctttaacttgagtttattttttatttatgctCTTCAATTTTGGATTTGCTCAAGTGAACACTTATAGTTGTATAAGGTTTAACAAGTAGACTCATGAGTTTTACGTGGCGTAATACATATAGGACACCATTTAGGACTCATATTGTCACGTAGAATATCACGTAAGATGAacgtgtctatttgttcaattctaTAGAAGTTTACGTATCTATTTGTACGCACCCAAAATTGGAAAGACATCAATATGAGTTGAGTCCAAgttaaaagacatatttatgtattatggcTATTTTATTGGAAAAATCATTTGGAttgatacattttaataaataattactgattttagcgatatctttttatttattatcacttATAGCAACACTATATTAAatctgcaatatgtattaaaagtgaactATGTATgcaataaatatgtattataattgtttttaaaaatatagtatgCTTGTTTTTATAAGAAATTGATATATTGCATTATaagtttattatattaaaatgtgtgataaatatattaatcatcaataaaatttgtattatatgtgagtAATAAATTGTTCCttgtaattttcattaaaactgtattataaatatattaaaaagtgattaagtaaaaaaattattattacttttttcttaatatagtatatttacgtaagtttcctattttatttatcaaattaagcCTTAAAAATATGACGTTGAGGAGACATTTCCTTAAAAATCTTTGATACAGTTGCattgattaataatttaatatgataatgaatataCATAGTGATAGCATAATGTATCTCtgatatacataatattaatacACACAATATACATGTCTTTTACGCCTCAActaattttacaaaatatctCTTATAGCTGATtaaaaaagatcaaaacaaataaattaaaatatctctTATAGCTGATtaaaaaagatcaaaacaaataaattaaagtggaataataataataataataataatatttttttagaataaaaatagttttgTAGTAAAGCTCAGATTCCAAGAGGTGTGGTATGgttcaatatattttgaatatatcaGTTATAGTGCGTCAGATAATCACGGCATTTCTTGTTTGGTCTGAAAAGTTGTAATCAAACAATGTTGCACTCGTCACTAAATCATGTGAGCTTTTTCACCATTTAATTTccacaaattcaaaaaaaaataaaatagtttgttTAAAGTTCCAAGAATATAACAACTTTGAAGGTGCGGAGTTGCGAATCAGGATGATCAAACGAACActctttatcaaaataatatactatatatataggTAAAATATTGTTCAATATGTATGAACATATTTATGCACAATAGTAGCTCGTAGTCTAGCAGTAATAATATTTCTGATTTAATACTCACTAACTGAGACCACTTGttatgtcatattatatatttaaattcaattaatcaagtatatttatatttttaaaactaataattttaaaataaactgatAATTTACGCtaaatttagttatattttttatacttcttACTTTGAACTTGTtttggatttttattttattttttgtgtgagAACCAACAATTGTTTGAAGATATACACAACAATATCAGAAGTAGACGTACAAAGACAATTAGTTTATAAAACGGTGACaactattctttttatttatttatttattgttcttattttctttttatttttattcaacttTGAAAGTTGGTATCGGTTGCCATTTGAAATAACattctttatttcattataataataacattttatcATATAACTATCACATCCTCTTTTTTAAACtgatttcatgtttattatACGTTAACTATATATCACTATATATAGTagctaaaaaaatattcaaacaaaCGATATGTTAACACGTTTCGttataacaaataaaacaatatttaaacaaataacCGTTACAAAATGTTCAACTATAATTCCCACTTTATCttaatgatattaatatttatgtttcAACTTTTAATATTCTGATAATAAATCtcaaatacaaaaagaaaattctttGAAAAAAGACTTTTGATTTCTTAAAGAACTTTCACATAACAAGGAGAATACTAATAATGTCTAGGTTATTACAAATACACTTAGATTTGATGAGGAATACTCCTTCcaattaggaaaaaaaaaaattaacacaaagtttggttacatttttttttttggatttgaaTATTCTAATTAAATTCATCATGCTTTTGCATCACCATTTTGGGTGTTAGATGGCTTCTCTAATTCCATCTCTACTCTTCCATCTTCCTCACCTTTTTTGCTTTGTCCTTTTTTCCCCTTATAAATGGCATATAATATCAATTGTGCTGTTCCTAACAAACTTCCAACTCCATTTGGTACCTGtaaaaatgcataaaattaCAAACGTGATCGAGTTTAGTTTATCTGAATCTAATATATACAGTATAAGCTGAATACTAAAATCCCAGAAAATTGAACTCATAGAACTTAAATTCTGAACATGAGCCTGTCTctgttatacatatacataacataGGTATCGAGTGTATACATCGGATAcgagtttttttaaaagaagtcaATTTTACCCCTCATGACTATATATGATAAAAGTTGAAAACAAGTGTAAGATTATAGTGTACTTACTGCAATGAAAGGGTCTTTTCCAAGCAATCCATAGACAAACCATGAGGTACCACATAGAAAGACAAACAAGGACAAGAAGAAAGGCATGTACTCTACACTTTTAGTCTTGATCACTAGCCTCTGCCAAAATAGGAAGTACATTAATAACAACAAATTACATGAAATATACTTGACAAGTTTTTTAACCAAACAAAAAGATAGGCATTGTCAACAAAAGTAGCTTGAAATGATTTAGGACAATAATGAGTAGTCTATTCAATTAAAAAGCAAAGTTATTCAAGATAAagtattgttatttattttctccatAGGATCATTTGATATCTGAAACCTACTAGGTCGACTAATCTTTTTTGTATCAAGTCCAATCAAAAGGATAAACCGGTCTATATCAAAGAGGTTTTTCACGAACTTAATATCTAggttaaaaacaaaaaaaaaagcccAAAATTTAGGGTAATAATTTACTAATAGTCATAGTTAAATTCCCAAGTGAAACTTTTGAACATTGTCTTGAAATTTTCacttgtaaaatttaaaactcaatCGAAATTTAAAACTCAATCGAAATCCTATCCATCCGACTACATCTCTTACCTTGTTCTATCTACACACAATAATATCGCTACACGTTATGATATCTGAAACCTACTAGTCCGACTAATTAAAGGAATAAAAACGCTCCGTATCAAGAGGGGTAAGATACATACCATAATTGACAAAGGAGAACCATACATAATGATGGAGAAAATAGCAGCAGCAAAGCCACTAAAGACCTTTCTTTTATTGTCATGAAGAGCTAACATTGAGACCAATGCAACAGTTGAGAAGATAGAAAGAACAACAAATAGAATTCCAGAGATTTTTGCTTTTTCCTTCTTTGGTGCAAATATGAGGAAAACTAACACATAGAATGCCTCAAGTCCAGCACCTGTCCCATTGATAATTGATACCAACATGTTGTTTGGTGACACAAATGGAAGACCATACCTATTatacaaaaatcaatcaaattttttatcaaaacacaTACTCATTCTGTCGTCAATTGGTTTGTCTTACTATcctgttttaaaaaaaaattctttttgaccaattgtttaatttttactttttcatacATATCTTTGGAATATGCACTTTGACCCTTAAAAAGGTgaaatacattttatttattttcttaaccaAAGTCAA includes:
- the LOC107017254 gene encoding bidirectional sugar transporter SWEET1-like is translated as MAIIKILHTLFGIFGNITGLFLFLAPMITFKRVIMNKSTEQFSGIPYVMTLLNCLLSTWYGLPFVSPNNMLVSIINGTGAGLEAFYVLVFLIFAPKKEKAKISGILFVVLSIFSTVALVSMLALHDNKRKVFSGFAAAIFSIIMYGSPLSIMRLVIKTKSVEYMPFFLSLFVFLCGTSWFVYGLLGKDPFIAVPNGVGSLLGTAQLILYAIYKGKKGQSKKGEEDGRVEMELEKPSNTQNGDAKA